Proteins from one Planctomyces sp. SH-PL62 genomic window:
- a CDS encoding PVC-type heme-binding CxxCH protein, with product MNRSLKAGLALLTLAILGADDPLPRLAPQEPAEAAKSFRMQAGFRLDLLAAEPLVMDPVAAAYDENGRLYVVEMTDYPHVDAAKDRPFADNQDPPVGRVRILIDDDGDGVFDRSEIFADKLSWPTGVAVWKGGVFVAATPDVWYLKDHDGDLKADERRQVLTGFRKYNVQAVMNNLQWGLDHKVYGAGSSNGGKIRPTDAPEQAGVDVARRDFRFDPGSGRVEVVSGGARFGNTFDDWGDRFLCDIRNPAEHVVLPSRYLARNLFLPTPKVLHDAAEAGDAIPMYRVSPPEPWRELRARRWTEVGKALPRSELVAGGSLTSSSGLTVYRGDAYPDSYRGQLFLGEVANNLVHRMRVEPDGVTFRATRADDRVEFVASTDTWFRPVNFVNAPDGTLHVLDMYRETIEHPWSIPEDILARLDLRSGEDRGRIYRLAPPDFVHRRAPLLGDADVETLVKLLEHPNGWHRDTAHRLLFERQDAAAVPFLKALLRDSREAVGRLHALYSLEGLAALSDADLLLTLGDVSPHLREHAVRLAEPRLGSPELREAVLRLAEDPEPRVRFQVAFTLGEIPGEAAAPALAAIARRDAADPWIRTAVLSSATVDPAGLFERLQGDGGFAAAGDGASLLRSLALVVGARGKDDEIGRVLAALSRGGRDDAASDAALGLGDGLARNRRRLSGLVGLPPESTAWLDALFATAASTAPDESATPAARVRAAAILGQMDYDQAAAVLAPLLGPDQPPALQSAAVKALAGFDRPEVAGILLGPWKGYTPGLRTEVAARLLGRRAWLGPLLDAVEAGTVAVGQIPPTRRTLLVADNDPAVRARAQALFAAEAVGPRAEAVARFKPILETPGDPDRGRAVFDRECMVCHKLGERGHAVGPNLAGVRRRTAEEILVNILDPNREVSPEFLEYTVALDDGRVASGLVASETPSGVTLRGREGVEETILRRNLAEIAGTGKSLMPEGLETSITPPEMADLIAFLLRIQD from the coding sequence ATGAATCGGTCACTCAAGGCGGGGCTCGCCCTGCTGACGCTCGCCATCCTCGGCGCCGACGACCCGCTGCCGAGGCTCGCCCCGCAAGAGCCGGCCGAGGCGGCGAAGTCGTTCCGGATGCAGGCGGGATTTCGGCTGGACCTCCTGGCGGCCGAGCCGCTGGTCATGGACCCGGTGGCGGCGGCCTACGACGAAAACGGGCGGCTTTACGTCGTCGAGATGACCGACTACCCGCACGTCGACGCTGCGAAGGATCGCCCGTTCGCCGACAACCAGGACCCCCCGGTCGGCCGCGTCCGGATCCTGATCGACGACGACGGCGACGGCGTCTTCGACCGGAGCGAGATCTTCGCCGACAAGCTCTCCTGGCCGACGGGCGTCGCCGTCTGGAAGGGGGGCGTGTTCGTCGCCGCGACCCCCGACGTCTGGTATCTCAAGGACCACGACGGCGACCTGAAGGCCGACGAGCGGCGGCAGGTCCTCACCGGCTTCCGCAAGTACAACGTCCAGGCGGTGATGAACAACCTCCAGTGGGGCCTCGACCACAAGGTCTACGGCGCCGGTTCGAGCAACGGCGGCAAGATCCGGCCGACCGACGCCCCGGAGCAAGCCGGGGTCGACGTCGCCCGTCGCGACTTCCGGTTCGACCCCGGCTCCGGGCGGGTCGAGGTCGTCTCGGGCGGGGCGAGGTTCGGTAACACGTTCGACGACTGGGGCGACCGCTTCCTCTGCGACATCCGCAACCCGGCCGAGCACGTCGTGCTGCCGTCCCGCTACCTCGCCCGCAACCTGTTCCTCCCCACCCCGAAGGTGCTGCACGACGCAGCCGAGGCCGGCGACGCGATCCCGATGTACCGGGTGAGCCCCCCCGAGCCCTGGCGCGAACTCCGCGCCCGGCGCTGGACGGAGGTCGGCAAGGCCCTGCCCCGCAGCGAGCTGGTCGCCGGCGGCAGCCTCACCTCGTCGAGCGGCCTGACCGTCTACCGGGGCGACGCCTACCCGGACTCCTATCGCGGCCAGCTCTTCCTGGGCGAGGTCGCGAACAACCTCGTGCATCGCATGCGTGTGGAGCCCGACGGCGTGACCTTCCGCGCGACCCGCGCCGACGACCGGGTCGAGTTCGTCGCCTCCACCGACACCTGGTTCCGCCCGGTCAATTTCGTCAACGCCCCCGACGGCACGCTCCACGTGCTCGACATGTATCGCGAGACGATCGAGCACCCCTGGTCGATCCCCGAGGACATCCTGGCGAGGCTGGATCTCCGCAGCGGCGAAGACCGGGGCCGGATCTACCGCCTGGCCCCGCCCGACTTCGTCCACAGGAGGGCCCCCCTGCTGGGCGACGCCGACGTGGAGACGCTCGTCAAGCTCCTGGAGCACCCCAACGGCTGGCACCGCGACACCGCCCACCGGCTGCTCTTCGAGCGCCAGGACGCCGCCGCCGTCCCGTTCCTGAAAGCCCTGCTTCGCGACTCCCGCGAGGCCGTCGGCCGGCTCCACGCGCTCTATTCGCTGGAAGGGCTCGCCGCCCTGAGCGACGCCGACCTTCTCCTGACGCTCGGCGACGTTTCGCCGCACCTCCGGGAGCATGCCGTCCGGCTGGCCGAACCGAGGCTCGGATCGCCCGAGCTGCGCGAGGCGGTGCTCAGGCTGGCCGAGGACCCGGAGCCGAGGGTCCGATTCCAGGTGGCCTTCACCCTCGGCGAGATCCCCGGCGAGGCCGCCGCGCCGGCGTTGGCGGCGATCGCGCGGCGGGACGCGGCCGACCCCTGGATCCGCACGGCCGTGCTCAGCTCCGCGACGGTCGATCCGGCCGGGTTGTTCGAACGGCTCCAGGGGGACGGCGGGTTCGCCGCCGCCGGTGACGGGGCCTCCCTGCTGCGGTCGCTCGCCCTGGTCGTCGGGGCCCGCGGCAAAGACGATGAGATCGGCCGCGTCCTCGCCGCCCTGTCTCGTGGCGGACGCGACGACGCGGCGTCCGACGCGGCCCTCGGCCTGGGGGACGGACTCGCGCGGAACCGGCGGCGGCTCTCGGGCCTGGTCGGCCTGCCGCCCGAGTCGACCGCCTGGCTCGACGCCCTCTTCGCCACGGCCGCGAGCACCGCCCCCGACGAGTCCGCGACGCCCGCCGCCCGGGTGCGTGCCGCGGCGATCCTCGGCCAGATGGACTACGATCAGGCCGCCGCCGTCCTCGCCCCCCTGCTCGGCCCGGACCAGCCCCCCGCCCTCCAGTCGGCGGCGGTGAAGGCTCTCGCCGGGTTCGACCGGCCGGAGGTGGCCGGGATCCTGCTCGGGCCGTGGAAAGGCTACACGCCGGGGCTCCGCACCGAGGTCGCGGCGCGACTCCTCGGCCGCCGCGCGTGGCTCGGCCCGTTGCTCGACGCCGTCGAGGCGGGGACGGTCGCCGTCGGGCAGATCCCGCCGACCCGCCGCACCCTGCTGGTGGCGGACAACGACCCGGCGGTCCGGGCGCGCGCCCAGGCCCTGTTCGCCGCCGAGGCCGTCGGCCCCCGCGCCGAGGCCGTCGCGCGATTCAAGCCGATCCTGGAGACTCCCGGCGATCCCGATCGGGGCCGCGCCGTCTTCGACCGCGAGTGCATGGTCTGCCACAAGCTCGGCGAGCGCGGGCACGCCGTCGGCCCCAACCTCGCCGGGGTCCGGCGGCGCACGGCCGAGGAGATCCTCGTGAACATCCTCGACCCCAACCGCGAGGTCTCGCCCGAGTTCCTCGAATACACCGTCGCCCTCGACGACGGCCGGGTCGCGTCCGGGCTCGTCGCCTCCGAGACCCCTTCCGGCGTCACCTTGCGCGGCCGGGAAGGAGTCGAGGAGACCATCCTCCGGCGCAACCTCGCGGAGATCGCCGGAACCGGGAAGTCGCTGATGCCGGAGGGGCTGGAGACGTCGATCACCCCGCCGGAGATGGCCGACCTGATCGCCTTCCTACTGCGGATCCAGGATTGA
- the thrS gene encoding threonine--tRNA ligase: MLQIKLPDGSIKEYPEGTSPREVAAGIGKRLAEASIAAVVDGAIVDMDRPLEIGDPANGAIELRLLTSRDREALDVLRHSTAHIMARAVMRLFPGVRLAFGPTTANGYYYDMEVDGRSISEDDFPAIEAEMAKITKEAEPFERFSLPVDKAREFVADLGQTLKVEHIDEELAKFGVLSFYRQGEFVDLCRGPHIPNAGKLGAFKLLSIAGSYWKGRTDRPMLQRLYGTAFFDKKELDAYLAQVEEARKRDHRKLGKELGLFTISPLVGPGLILWMPKGAIIRGLLENFMKSELMKRGYQPVYTPHIGKVDLYKTSGHYPYYKDSQFPTLKMPADASAKELLDGLIAGNVDDDAQRVLLGKAGIPERLPDAASETKFTRPYFEMSVAERIGYLEQTCEFEEYLLKPMNCPHHIQIFDAQPRSYRELPLRLAEFGTVYRYEQSGELSGMTRVRGFTQDDAHLFCTPDQVREEFRATMELTQHILGSLGLADYRVRLSKHDPEDPKYQGAAGDTWRQAEEDIRSVLDEMGLPYEEATGEAAFYGPKADFIVRDCIGRQWQLGTVQLDYVLPERFGLEYVGADNHTHRPVMIHRAPFGSMERFMGILIEHFAGAFPLWLAPEQVRILPISEKAADYAETVLKRLTDAGFRATLDHRPEKIGAKIRDAQLDKIPVMFVVGAKEAEAGAVAYRDRVAGDQGVMSLDEALARVRKEDDERVFHQAAPLAPPTTGDESAENHEY; the protein is encoded by the coding sequence ATGCTCCAGATCAAGTTGCCGGATGGGTCGATCAAGGAATATCCCGAGGGGACCAGCCCGCGCGAGGTCGCGGCCGGGATCGGCAAGCGGCTGGCGGAGGCGTCGATCGCGGCGGTGGTCGACGGCGCGATCGTCGACATGGACCGCCCGCTGGAGATCGGCGACCCAGCGAACGGGGCGATCGAGCTGAGGCTCCTGACCTCGCGCGACCGCGAAGCCCTGGACGTCCTGCGGCACTCCACCGCGCACATCATGGCCCGCGCCGTCATGCGGCTCTTCCCGGGGGTGCGGCTGGCCTTCGGGCCGACCACGGCCAACGGCTACTATTATGACATGGAGGTCGACGGCCGGAGCATCTCCGAGGACGACTTCCCGGCGATCGAGGCCGAGATGGCCAAGATCACCAAGGAGGCCGAGCCCTTCGAGCGGTTCTCGCTCCCCGTCGACAAGGCCCGCGAGTTCGTCGCCGACCTCGGCCAGACGCTCAAGGTCGAGCACATCGACGAGGAACTGGCGAAGTTCGGCGTCCTGAGCTTCTATCGCCAGGGCGAGTTCGTCGACCTCTGCCGCGGCCCCCACATCCCCAACGCCGGCAAGCTGGGGGCGTTCAAGCTCCTCTCCATCGCCGGGTCGTACTGGAAGGGCCGCACCGACCGGCCGATGCTCCAGCGGCTCTACGGCACCGCCTTCTTCGACAAGAAGGAGCTGGACGCCTATCTCGCCCAGGTCGAGGAGGCCCGCAAGCGCGACCACCGCAAGCTCGGCAAGGAGCTGGGCCTGTTCACAATCTCGCCCCTGGTCGGCCCCGGCCTGATCCTCTGGATGCCCAAGGGCGCCATCATCCGCGGCCTGCTCGAGAACTTCATGAAGTCCGAGCTGATGAAGCGGGGGTACCAGCCGGTCTACACCCCGCACATCGGCAAGGTCGACCTCTACAAGACCAGCGGGCACTATCCGTACTACAAGGATTCGCAGTTCCCGACCCTCAAGATGCCCGCCGACGCCTCCGCAAAGGAGCTGCTCGACGGCCTGATCGCCGGCAACGTCGACGACGACGCCCAGCGCGTCCTGCTGGGCAAGGCCGGCATCCCCGAACGCCTGCCCGACGCCGCGTCGGAGACCAAGTTCACCCGGCCTTACTTCGAGATGAGCGTCGCGGAGCGGATCGGCTACCTCGAACAGACCTGCGAGTTCGAGGAATACCTGCTCAAGCCGATGAACTGCCCGCACCACATCCAGATCTTCGACGCCCAGCCCCGGAGCTACCGCGAGCTGCCGCTCCGGCTGGCCGAGTTCGGCACCGTCTACCGCTACGAGCAGTCGGGCGAGCTTTCGGGCATGACCCGCGTCCGGGGCTTCACCCAGGACGACGCCCACCTGTTCTGCACCCCGGACCAGGTCCGCGAGGAATTCCGGGCCACGATGGAGCTGACCCAGCACATCCTCGGCTCGCTGGGGCTGGCGGACTACCGCGTCCGGCTCTCCAAGCACGACCCCGAAGACCCCAAATACCAGGGCGCCGCCGGCGACACCTGGCGCCAGGCCGAGGAAGACATCCGGTCGGTGCTCGACGAGATGGGCCTGCCGTACGAGGAGGCGACCGGCGAGGCGGCCTTCTACGGCCCCAAGGCCGACTTCATCGTCCGCGACTGCATCGGCCGCCAGTGGCAGCTCGGGACGGTCCAGCTCGACTACGTCCTCCCCGAGCGGTTCGGCCTGGAGTACGTCGGCGCCGACAACCACACCCATCGGCCGGTGATGATCCATCGCGCGCCCTTCGGCAGCATGGAGCGGTTCATGGGCATCCTGATCGAGCACTTCGCCGGCGCGTTCCCGCTCTGGCTGGCGCCTGAACAGGTCCGCATCCTGCCCATCTCCGAGAAGGCCGCCGACTACGCCGAGACCGTCCTCAAGCGGCTCACCGACGCCGGCTTCCGGGCCACGCTGGACCACCGCCCGGAGAAGATCGGGGCCAAGATCCGCGACGCCCAGCTCGACAAGATCCCGGTCATGTTCGTCGTCGGCGCCAAGGAAGCCGAGGCCGGCGCCGTCGCCTACCGCGACCGCGTCGCCGGCGACCAGGGCGTCATGAGCCTGGACGAAGCGCTCGCCCGCGTCCGCAAGGAAGACGACGAGCGCGTCTTCCACCAGGCCGCCCCGCTCGCCCCCCCGACGACCGGCGACGAGTCGGCCGAAAACCATGAGTATTGA
- a CDS encoding pyridoxal-phosphate dependent enzyme, with translation MSIETSPAVPIGESQIREAVERLAPWVHLTPVATSRTLDERAGASVFLKCENLQRVGAFKFRGAMNALLQLDDASKAAGVVTHSSGNHAQALALAGKLLGVPVTVVMPDTAPPIKQAATAGYGATIRLCEPTLAAREAAVADEIARKGLTLVHPFNDWNVIAGQATAAWELLDQVGPLDAVVVPVGGGGLLAGTALAVKARSPETLVIGVEPERADDARRSLASGRIEPSGDPQTIADGLRTSLGERPFAVISRQVDRIETASEAAIVDALRFLWERLKLVVEPSSAVVVAPLLERKLDLEGRRIGAVLSGGNVDLGPFFDALAARWL, from the coding sequence ATGAGTATTGAGACCTCGCCGGCCGTCCCAATCGGCGAGTCGCAGATCCGCGAGGCCGTCGAACGGCTCGCGCCGTGGGTCCACCTGACGCCGGTGGCGACCTCGCGGACGCTCGACGAGCGGGCCGGCGCGTCGGTCTTCCTCAAGTGCGAAAACCTCCAGCGGGTCGGGGCGTTCAAGTTCCGGGGGGCGATGAACGCCCTCCTGCAACTGGACGACGCGAGCAAGGCGGCGGGGGTCGTCACGCACTCTTCCGGCAACCACGCCCAGGCCCTGGCCCTGGCGGGGAAGCTGCTGGGGGTCCCGGTGACCGTCGTGATGCCCGATACGGCCCCCCCGATCAAGCAGGCGGCCACGGCCGGGTACGGGGCGACGATCCGACTCTGCGAGCCGACCCTCGCCGCCCGCGAGGCGGCCGTCGCCGACGAGATCGCCCGCAAGGGGCTGACGCTCGTCCATCCGTTCAACGACTGGAACGTCATCGCCGGCCAGGCGACCGCCGCGTGGGAGCTGCTCGACCAGGTCGGGCCGCTCGACGCCGTCGTCGTCCCCGTCGGCGGCGGCGGCCTGCTCGCGGGAACCGCCCTCGCCGTGAAGGCGCGGTCCCCCGAAACCCTCGTCATCGGGGTCGAGCCCGAGCGCGCCGACGACGCCCGGCGCTCGCTCGCCTCGGGCCGGATCGAGCCCTCCGGCGACCCCCAGACGATCGCCGACGGACTCCGCACCTCGCTCGGCGAACGCCCGTTCGCCGTCATCTCCCGCCAGGTCGACCGGATCGAGACCGCGAGCGAGGCCGCCATCGTCGACGCCCTCCGCTTCCTCTGGGAACGTCTCAAGCTCGTCGTCGAACCCTCCAGCGCCGTGGTCGTCGCCCCGCTCCTCGAACGCAAGCTCGACCTCGAAGGCCGTCGGATCGGCGCCGTGCTCAGCGGCGGCAACGTCGACCTGGGCCCGTTCTTCGACGCCCTCGCCGCCCGCTGGCTCTGA